One segment of Niveibacterium microcysteis DNA contains the following:
- a CDS encoding MG2 domain-containing protein, producing the protein MNPFANKRILAAGAVVVALAAAGGGWWYKHRAAGAGGTMAGDAVIADTGGPFAATDCRARLFEDQPALAVVFSEPVDRSQALDKVFQVTDLGRIDGKSESGEEQANGSKPRNADKAAPGEKILQGSWVVDGNPRIVVFPYIQPQRKYRITVNEGVLAASGAKLASAKTCELATEEMPPSYFFASKGTVLPAKQNGGLPVVTVNVAEVDVQFLRVEPENLPRFIEQVIAGRRAPASDEEAAGEGGEENYEYGYDTNSRLKGTVGSWQLDRLRDVSKSVYAGRFLTGDKPNKRQVTFLPVEDVKELQEPGVYIAVMSQPGRFREEYQVTYFYVSDIGLHAHRNTKTMDVFATSLVSGKAMGDVDIEVLDANAKRLAKAKVDGDGHVQIAGLPASAHLLLGRRGKELSLVALREPGLDLSEFDIGGHLPRDAKLFVYAGRDLYRPGEKFNVSLLARDADGRALPPSPVQAILKRPDGRAVVTQSWRPNDKQPGYFQQALSLPADAQTGRWMLEVRADPAAKAPDAVWSFQVEEFLPERMKLDLKTAKAPLMGGDAFEVAVQGDYLFGAPAAGNRLLGSVAIERARTPFTKEWNGFIFGDFADDTLKRRSEMEETALDDKGAANVTVPTGVDSAKSPVTVRASFSLLESGGRPVVRSVERIWWPAKAMIGVRPAFDRDVSREEQNADFELVRVTPAGVLAPLAQAKIRLFREDRQYYWRFDDQRGWHSGFTETEELIESGAVVLKQRAKVSLPVKWGRYRLEVEDPDTQQTLRYRFYAGWNAQDADDVGNRPDRVQMKLEGVPAKPGDNVRLTLTPPHDGEALVVVEGDKVLWTKRVAASTGGTTVSIPVDAKWARHDLYVSAVVFRPGSQGDRVTPARALGLAHLPLAREDRRLKVQVTAPDKVQPERITKVKVKVDGAAGKVATVTLSAVDVGILNITRYKTPDPFDFFFGKHRYAPELLDLYGKLIEKMDGTRGKLKWGGDAGMRDSQSMPKKVKLVDIFSGPVQLDTKGEAEIPLDIPDFNGTLRLMAVASTAERYGNTEREMTVAAPIVAELATPRFIAPGDLATIALDVTNLSGAPQDITLKLEATDPAKIKDGERTLKLADKQRSTLRFQAEATDAYGLARVTLQLKTGGAKPIVIKRESALQVQPPVPMERVVRRARIEPNGSLKLDPTMIAPYFKASSNVSVTLSNKPPLNVKALVKGLLDYPYGCLEQTTSAAYPHVFIDEAGAKAMGLEPRTREQRAAFIEGAIGRIAGMQGAQGGFTLWGQGNYEPWLTAYVAGFLQDSREAGFTVPAEMSKRAQTWMLQQLQNAPNNFPSIPGTVKPDDKGFYKAQDYELLRNGHQRFAEMAHLAYMLAREQAAPLATLRLLHDQYRDRARSPLPLVHLAIALQLSGDPARAKVALDEAMTRRYGVQPTGYYWEWLGDYGSPVRDLALSYALLVRHKIAHPRREQILFDLADRLGERGGWASTQERLSLFLAARAAGGDGKQEWSAVLKNGDAAQTLTSKSSEARSFDAAALARGVQIDSSHSEALFVEIEASGYPVKAPEPKSDAIKLTRTWYEADGKEWKGRPLKVGDMMIVRVTASAKQRIEDGLIVDHIPAGFEVENLNLSQGPSAQEFTVGNINVGQAMEDARIKHREFRDDRYVAAARLEPGELNVFYMVRVVTPGRYVVPAPFAEDMYRPELRGIGPASAPITIVDPRAPQDK; encoded by the coding sequence ATGAACCCGTTTGCGAACAAACGCATCCTGGCCGCTGGCGCGGTCGTCGTGGCACTCGCGGCCGCTGGCGGTGGCTGGTGGTACAAGCACCGTGCAGCCGGCGCGGGCGGGACGATGGCGGGCGATGCGGTGATCGCGGATACCGGCGGCCCCTTCGCGGCGACCGATTGCCGCGCGCGTTTGTTCGAGGATCAGCCCGCGCTGGCGGTGGTGTTCTCAGAACCGGTGGATCGCAGCCAGGCACTCGACAAGGTTTTCCAGGTGACCGACCTCGGCCGCATCGACGGCAAGTCCGAATCGGGCGAGGAGCAGGCCAACGGCAGCAAGCCGCGCAATGCTGACAAAGCGGCGCCGGGTGAAAAGATTCTGCAGGGCAGCTGGGTGGTGGATGGCAACCCGCGCATCGTCGTGTTCCCCTACATCCAGCCGCAGCGCAAATATCGCATCACGGTAAACGAGGGCGTGCTGGCCGCGAGCGGCGCGAAGCTCGCCAGCGCAAAGACCTGCGAGCTGGCGACGGAAGAGATGCCGCCTTCCTACTTCTTTGCCAGCAAGGGTACGGTGCTGCCTGCGAAGCAGAACGGCGGCTTGCCGGTCGTCACGGTGAACGTCGCAGAAGTGGATGTGCAGTTCCTGCGCGTCGAGCCGGAGAACCTGCCGCGCTTCATCGAGCAAGTGATCGCGGGGCGGCGTGCGCCGGCTTCGGACGAGGAGGCGGCGGGCGAGGGCGGTGAGGAGAACTATGAGTATGGCTACGACACTAACAGCCGGCTCAAGGGCACGGTGGGTTCCTGGCAGCTCGATCGCCTGCGCGATGTATCGAAGAGCGTGTACGCGGGCCGCTTCCTGACCGGCGACAAACCGAACAAGCGTCAGGTGACCTTCCTGCCGGTGGAAGACGTGAAGGAACTGCAGGAACCCGGCGTCTACATCGCGGTGATGAGCCAGCCGGGGCGCTTCCGCGAGGAATACCAGGTCACCTACTTCTACGTCTCCGACATCGGCCTGCACGCGCATCGCAACACCAAGACGATGGATGTCTTCGCCACCTCGCTGGTGAGCGGCAAGGCGATGGGGGATGTCGACATCGAGGTGCTCGACGCGAACGCGAAGCGGCTCGCCAAAGCCAAGGTTGATGGTGACGGGCATGTGCAGATCGCCGGCCTGCCCGCATCGGCCCACTTGCTGCTGGGGCGGCGCGGCAAGGAGTTGTCGCTGGTTGCACTGCGCGAGCCAGGGCTGGACCTGTCGGAGTTCGATATCGGTGGCCACCTGCCGCGCGACGCGAAGTTGTTCGTGTACGCCGGACGTGATCTGTACCGGCCGGGCGAGAAGTTCAACGTCTCGCTGCTCGCACGCGATGCCGACGGCCGCGCGCTGCCGCCCTCGCCGGTGCAGGCGATCCTGAAGCGGCCGGATGGCCGTGCGGTCGTTACGCAAAGCTGGCGCCCGAACGACAAGCAGCCCGGCTACTTCCAGCAGGCGCTCAGCCTGCCGGCCGACGCGCAGACCGGCCGCTGGATGCTGGAGGTGCGTGCCGATCCTGCAGCGAAGGCGCCGGATGCGGTGTGGAGCTTCCAGGTTGAGGAATTCCTGCCCGAACGCATGAAGCTGGATCTCAAGACCGCCAAGGCGCCGCTGATGGGCGGCGACGCGTTTGAGGTGGCGGTGCAGGGTGACTACCTCTTTGGCGCGCCGGCGGCGGGCAATCGGCTGCTCGGCAGCGTAGCGATCGAACGTGCGCGCACGCCTTTCACGAAGGAGTGGAACGGCTTCATCTTTGGCGACTTCGCTGACGACACGCTCAAGCGCCGCAGCGAAATGGAAGAAACCGCGCTCGACGACAAGGGCGCCGCGAATGTCACGGTGCCGACGGGTGTCGATAGTGCGAAGTCGCCGGTCACGGTGCGTGCGTCCTTCAGCCTGCTTGAATCCGGAGGCCGCCCGGTGGTGCGTTCGGTCGAACGCATCTGGTGGCCAGCCAAGGCGATGATCGGCGTGCGCCCGGCCTTCGACCGCGATGTGTCGCGCGAAGAACAGAACGCCGATTTCGAGCTGGTCCGCGTGACGCCCGCCGGTGTGTTGGCGCCGCTGGCGCAGGCGAAGATCCGCTTGTTCCGCGAAGACCGCCAGTACTACTGGCGCTTCGACGATCAGCGCGGCTGGCATTCCGGTTTTACCGAGACCGAGGAGCTGATCGAATCCGGCGCGGTGGTGCTGAAGCAGCGCGCCAAAGTGTCCTTGCCGGTCAAGTGGGGGCGCTACCGCCTCGAAGTGGAAGACCCGGACACGCAGCAAACGCTGCGCTATCGCTTCTATGCCGGCTGGAACGCACAGGACGCCGACGATGTAGGCAACCGGCCGGATCGTGTGCAGATGAAGCTCGAAGGCGTGCCGGCCAAACCGGGCGACAACGTGCGCCTGACTTTGACGCCGCCGCACGATGGCGAAGCGCTGGTCGTGGTCGAAGGCGACAAGGTGCTGTGGACCAAGCGCGTCGCGGCCTCGACCGGTGGCACCACGGTCAGCATTCCGGTCGATGCGAAGTGGGCGCGGCACGATCTGTATGTGTCCGCCGTCGTGTTCCGCCCCGGCAGCCAGGGCGACCGCGTGACGCCGGCGCGTGCGCTGGGCCTCGCGCACCTGCCGCTGGCGCGTGAGGACCGCCGCCTCAAGGTACAGGTGACGGCGCCCGACAAAGTGCAACCGGAACGCATCACAAAAGTGAAGGTCAAGGTCGATGGCGCGGCGGGCAAAGTGGCGACGGTGACCCTCTCGGCGGTTGATGTGGGCATCCTCAACATCACGCGCTACAAGACGCCGGACCCCTTCGACTTCTTCTTCGGCAAGCATCGCTATGCGCCTGAACTGCTCGATCTGTACGGCAAGCTGATCGAGAAAATGGATGGCACGCGCGGCAAGCTCAAATGGGGCGGTGACGCCGGCATGCGCGACAGCCAGTCGATGCCGAAGAAGGTGAAGCTCGTCGACATCTTCAGCGGCCCGGTGCAGCTCGATACCAAGGGCGAAGCCGAAATCCCGCTCGACATTCCGGACTTCAATGGCACGCTGCGGCTGATGGCCGTGGCCTCGACCGCCGAGCGCTACGGCAACACCGAACGCGAGATGACCGTCGCCGCGCCCATCGTTGCGGAACTCGCGACGCCACGCTTCATCGCGCCGGGTGATCTGGCGACCATTGCACTCGATGTGACTAACCTTTCCGGTGCGCCGCAAGACATCACGCTCAAGCTCGAAGCGACCGACCCGGCAAAGATCAAGGATGGAGAGCGCACGCTCAAGCTCGCCGACAAGCAACGCAGCACGCTGCGCTTCCAGGCCGAGGCGACGGATGCCTACGGCCTTGCTCGCGTCACGCTGCAGTTGAAGACGGGCGGCGCCAAGCCGATCGTCATCAAACGCGAATCGGCCCTGCAGGTGCAACCGCCAGTGCCGATGGAGCGCGTGGTACGCCGCGCGCGCATCGAGCCGAACGGTAGCCTCAAGCTCGATCCGACGATGATCGCGCCGTACTTCAAGGCATCGAGCAATGTCAGCGTCACGCTTTCGAACAAGCCGCCGCTGAACGTGAAGGCGCTGGTCAAGGGCCTGCTCGACTACCCCTACGGCTGCCTTGAGCAAACCACCAGCGCGGCCTATCCGCATGTGTTCATCGACGAGGCCGGTGCCAAGGCGATGGGGCTGGAGCCGCGCACCCGTGAGCAGCGCGCCGCCTTCATCGAAGGCGCGATCGGCCGTATCGCCGGCATGCAGGGCGCGCAAGGGGGCTTCACGCTGTGGGGCCAGGGCAACTACGAACCGTGGCTGACCGCCTATGTCGCCGGTTTCCTGCAGGATTCACGCGAGGCCGGTTTCACCGTGCCGGCGGAGATGAGCAAGCGCGCGCAGACCTGGATGCTGCAGCAACTGCAGAACGCGCCCAACAACTTCCCCAGCATCCCCGGCACGGTCAAGCCAGACGACAAGGGCTTCTACAAGGCGCAGGACTACGAGCTGCTGCGCAACGGCCATCAGCGCTTCGCCGAGATGGCGCACCTCGCTTACATGCTCGCCCGTGAGCAGGCCGCGCCGCTCGCTACGCTGCGATTGTTGCACGACCAGTACCGCGACCGCGCGCGTTCACCGCTACCGCTGGTTCATCTTGCGATTGCCTTGCAGCTCTCCGGTGACCCGGCGCGCGCCAAGGTTGCACTCGATGAAGCGATGACGCGCCGCTATGGCGTTCAACCGACCGGCTACTACTGGGAATGGCTGGGTGACTACGGCTCGCCGGTGCGTGACCTGGCGCTGTCGTACGCGCTGCTGGTGCGGCACAAGATTGCGCACCCGCGCCGGGAGCAGATCCTCTTTGACCTCGCTGACCGCCTCGGCGAGCGTGGTGGCTGGGCGTCCACTCAGGAACGCCTGTCGCTGTTCCTCGCGGCACGCGCGGCGGGCGGCGACGGCAAGCAGGAATGGAGCGCCGTGCTGAAGAACGGTGACGCGGCCCAAACACTCACCTCGAAGAGCTCCGAAGCACGCAGCTTCGACGCTGCCGCACTCGCCCGTGGCGTGCAGATCGATAGCAGCCACAGCGAGGCCCTGTTCGTCGAGATCGAAGCCAGCGGCTACCCGGTCAAGGCGCCCGAACCGAAGTCCGACGCCATCAAGCTAACCCGCACCTGGTACGAGGCCGATGGCAAGGAATGGAAGGGGCGCCCGCTCAAGGTGGGCGACATGATGATCGTGCGCGTCACCGCCAGCGCAAAGCAGCGCATCGAAGACGGCTTGATCGTCGACCACATTCCGGCCGGTTTCGAAGTCGAGAACCTCAATCTCTCGCAGGGGCCATCAGCGCAGGAGTTCACCGTTGGCAACATCAACGTCGGCCAGGCGATGGAGGATGCGCGCATCAAGCACCGTGAGTTCCGCGACGACCGCTATGTCGCCGCGGCGCGGCTTGAGCCGGGTGAGCTCAACGTGTTCTACATGGTCCGCGTCGTCACGCCGGGCCGCTACGTCGTTCCGGCCCCGTTCGCGGAAGACATGTACCGACCCGAACTGCGCGGCATCGGCCCCGCCTCGGCGCCGATCACGATCGTCGATCCGCGGGCGCCGCAGGACAAGTAA
- a CDS encoding AHH domain-containing protein — MTQIGEGVAVGLVLDEPGDKKCIFCGEDHQKKEQEPLPPETFTRNDDALTQAGRSYIKGDADRSCYYPKDASGAWVSPLEPPAWDDQTIFKTYLKGGKTSARAEKYQPPPIKGWIAAPHHMVAVCCMNGTNKLPRKPKVNPWAKKGAYDINGGGNCIFLPSSASQFFAAYYLARSRGTGRPLQGHLGAHRKIYFETVWAMLERTVRLLKAEGFCDKTEEPADKDAIARAVVEEMHVTEATLFRKLAARQPEDAFRLGAESYIEIPPDDVDINVARAQIAPFLQGAYETLPEWY, encoded by the coding sequence ATGACGCAAATCGGCGAGGGTGTTGCGGTTGGCTTGGTACTAGACGAACCTGGCGACAAGAAGTGCATCTTCTGCGGTGAGGACCATCAGAAGAAAGAACAGGAGCCACTTCCACCAGAGACGTTTACGCGCAATGACGACGCGCTTACACAGGCGGGACGCAGTTACATAAAAGGCGATGCGGATCGATCCTGCTATTACCCGAAGGACGCTTCGGGCGCGTGGGTGAGTCCATTGGAGCCGCCTGCCTGGGATGATCAGACGATCTTCAAGACATACCTTAAGGGTGGCAAGACCAGCGCGCGCGCTGAGAAATATCAACCTCCACCAATCAAGGGATGGATCGCCGCTCCCCACCACATGGTCGCGGTTTGCTGCATGAACGGCACGAACAAATTGCCGCGAAAGCCAAAGGTGAATCCGTGGGCGAAGAAAGGGGCGTATGACATCAATGGCGGCGGTAATTGCATCTTCCTGCCCAGCTCGGCGAGTCAGTTCTTCGCGGCGTACTACTTGGCGAGATCACGTGGCACAGGGAGGCCATTGCAGGGGCACCTTGGCGCGCACAGGAAGATCTATTTCGAGACTGTCTGGGCGATGCTTGAGCGGACCGTACGGCTGCTCAAGGCCGAGGGGTTCTGCGACAAGACAGAGGAACCGGCCGACAAAGATGCGATCGCGAGGGCTGTTGTTGAGGAGATGCATGTGACGGAGGCAACGCTGTTCAGAAAGCTCGCTGCGCGCCAGCCCGAAGATGCCTTCCGTCTGGGCGCCGAGAGCTACATCGAGATCCCTCCTGACGATGTTGATATCAACGTGGCGCGCGCGCAGATTGCCCCCTTTCTGCAGGGCGCCTATGAAACCCTGCCGGAGTGGTACTGA
- a CDS encoding imm11 family protein gives MHYLLRSARETYPSIVLRTAIEQLDWVSGVRFVRPMPPLEFEFESPHGFVWPDYLRPNSAIPLFSATMCDVLQSAGVSNIDYYPARVTNTATGETRAYNAANIIGMVAAMDRGLSVYEPARRHPVMVRSIDRLVIDEGRCQGLRLFRLAEYDLLVLVDEQVARIVGSAPLTGVRIENPVDWDGFAD, from the coding sequence ATGCATTACCTGCTTCGTTCTGCTCGCGAAACCTATCCGTCCATCGTGCTTCGAACCGCCATAGAGCAGCTCGACTGGGTGAGTGGCGTGCGTTTTGTACGGCCGATGCCGCCGTTGGAATTCGAATTCGAGTCCCCGCATGGCTTCGTTTGGCCTGATTACCTGAGACCCAACTCAGCCATTCCTCTTTTTTCCGCAACGATGTGCGACGTGTTGCAGAGTGCCGGAGTTTCAAATATCGATTACTACCCGGCACGAGTAACAAACACCGCAACCGGCGAGACGAGGGCGTACAACGCCGCGAACATCATTGGCATGGTGGCGGCGATGGATAGGGGGCTATCGGTGTATGAGCCCGCGCGGCGACACCCCGTGATGGTGCGTTCGATCGATCGACTCGTTATCGACGAAGGCCGTTGCCAAGGTTTGCGCCTTTTCCGGCTGGCCGAGTACGACTTGCTTGTGCTTGTCGATGAGCAGGTGGCGAGAATTGTGGGATCAGCGCCATTGACGGGAGTGAGGATCGAGAACCCCGTCGACTGGGATGGGTTTGCTGACTGA
- a CDS encoding glycoside hydrolase family 26 protein — translation MKPVITAASIALLLVLVACGGSSDSPPAAATIANPSDPAASADAVAVLHYVHALSSQRGSGVVVGQNTGHGDQILNQSGNVGYAPLVGALEASSGELPGIVGLDYEHDEIFTPERLAAANKVLIAHWQKGGLVTINWSPQSPWLNDESDLAGNRGVWSNTRQTGDNMKNVDLRKLLDPASPMHAIWRKKLDRIAAALGELQSAGVVVLWRPMQEMNWNLFWWGATNPPSTGTDPYVAVWQDMHRYFTKDKGLHNLLWVYSPYSYYPVTWRYPGNNFVDVVAATSYNDKLDIPYYSDLRDLGKPMGMGEWGAVGAVTLTGSFDDRLYVSRRQKDYPEIAYWVSWHNWDWGDGTSAHMSINGNLNADAMMRDASALTVSRLKWKDFR, via the coding sequence ATGAAGCCAGTCATCACCGCGGCGAGTATTGCTCTGCTGCTGGTTCTTGTGGCGTGTGGCGGATCGTCGGATAGCCCCCCAGCAGCGGCAACCATCGCCAACCCGAGCGACCCTGCCGCCAGTGCAGACGCCGTTGCGGTCTTGCACTATGTGCATGCCCTGTCGTCCCAGCGCGGCTCAGGGGTGGTGGTTGGACAGAATACCGGGCACGGCGACCAAATCCTCAACCAAAGCGGCAACGTCGGTTATGCGCCTCTTGTTGGCGCACTCGAAGCAAGCAGCGGAGAACTGCCCGGTATCGTCGGATTGGACTATGAGCACGATGAGATTTTCACACCGGAGCGACTCGCCGCCGCAAACAAGGTCCTTATCGCTCACTGGCAGAAAGGTGGCCTAGTAACTATCAACTGGAGTCCGCAGAGCCCGTGGCTCAACGATGAAAGCGATCTTGCCGGCAACCGCGGAGTCTGGAGCAACACCCGCCAGACTGGCGACAACATGAAGAACGTCGACCTCCGCAAGTTGCTGGACCCGGCATCCCCGATGCACGCTATCTGGCGCAAGAAGCTCGATCGGATCGCGGCCGCTCTTGGCGAACTACAGAGCGCAGGGGTCGTCGTGCTGTGGCGTCCGATGCAGGAAATGAACTGGAACCTGTTCTGGTGGGGCGCCACAAATCCGCCAAGCACCGGTACGGACCCGTACGTCGCGGTCTGGCAGGACATGCACCGCTATTTCACCAAGGACAAGGGGCTACATAACCTGCTTTGGGTCTATTCGCCCTATTCGTATTACCCGGTCACGTGGCGATACCCTGGCAACAATTTTGTCGACGTCGTAGCGGCAACCTCCTACAACGACAAGCTGGACATTCCGTACTACAGCGATCTGCGCGACCTCGGAAAACCCATGGGCATGGGCGAATGGGGCGCTGTCGGCGCTGTGACGTTGACCGGAAGCTTTGACGACCGCCTCTACGTGAGCCGGCGGCAGAAGGATTACCCCGAGATCGCCTACTGGGTGAGTTGGCACAACTGGGACTGGGGCGACGGCACGTCCGCACACATGTCGATCAATGGCAATCTGAACGCAGACGCCATGATGCGCGACGCCTCCGCGCTCACTGTCAGCCGGCTGAAGTGGAAAGACTTTCGTTGA
- a CDS encoding alpha/beta hydrolase-fold protein, whose translation MKCRVLAALACVLLMLSGCGGDNAGDEKPVAFTQESLAVPVDGASRYVLYVPPGYETSSDKRWPLVIFLHGSARLGELGFDNMIRIGVMGFMRNTGTHFPAIIIAPQQEVDFYQYPTNAEWPITWHDPVFLDAVIRDVESRYRVDKTRVSITGGSMGGFGSWAMALSFPKRFSAVMPVAGGLTNDDLLYFSNIPLTGAEDWGHAFDAVASNTVRVYSGLSDNNVPIAVARNPVSLLRSAGGNPDVHEEAMDHAGVQLLAFTKDPVDWMLARDRPDADSASTPIPNPQEFAGAYHFDTGEKVSISATDRQIRLDFGPGRNPMPFLYIRDDRFIAGWLMYARRDSAGNVKCFVSPLPAVKVPYRFYPDLIRDDATEACRA comes from the coding sequence ATGAAATGCAGAGTTCTTGCCGCGCTGGCATGTGTACTTTTGATGCTGAGCGGTTGTGGTGGTGATAACGCAGGCGACGAGAAGCCCGTGGCGTTCACTCAGGAGTCGCTTGCGGTACCTGTAGATGGCGCCTCGCGTTATGTGCTCTACGTTCCACCGGGTTACGAGACGAGTTCCGACAAACGCTGGCCGCTGGTGATTTTCCTGCACGGCTCTGCTCGCTTGGGTGAGCTTGGATTCGACAACATGATCCGGATTGGCGTGATGGGATTCATGCGGAATACTGGCACTCACTTTCCGGCAATCATCATCGCACCACAGCAGGAGGTGGATTTCTACCAATATCCAACGAATGCTGAGTGGCCAATTACCTGGCACGACCCGGTCTTTCTTGATGCAGTGATTCGGGACGTCGAAAGCCGCTATCGCGTCGACAAGACGCGGGTGTCGATCACCGGCGGCAGCATGGGGGGATTCGGTAGTTGGGCGATGGCGCTGAGTTTTCCGAAGCGCTTCTCGGCCGTCATGCCGGTCGCGGGCGGACTCACGAATGACGATCTGCTTTACTTCTCGAACATCCCGCTGACTGGCGCGGAAGATTGGGGCCACGCATTCGATGCCGTCGCCAGCAATACGGTGCGTGTCTACAGCGGCTTGTCCGACAACAATGTACCGATTGCCGTTGCGCGCAATCCGGTATCGTTGCTGCGGAGTGCGGGCGGCAATCCGGATGTCCACGAAGAAGCGATGGACCACGCGGGGGTGCAACTGCTGGCCTTTACCAAGGACCCGGTGGACTGGATGCTTGCTCGTGATCGGCCCGATGCCGACAGCGCCTCAACGCCAATACCTAACCCACAGGAATTCGCGGGTGCGTACCACTTCGATACCGGCGAGAAGGTGAGCATTTCCGCGACCGACCGCCAGATCCGGCTCGATTTCGGTCCGGGCCGCAACCCGATGCCCTTCCTCTATATCCGTGACGACCGGTTCATCGCGGGCTGGTTGATGTATGCGCGTCGGGATAGTGCGGGCAATGTGAAGTGCTTCGTCTCTCCGCTGCCGGCGGTCAAGGTGCCGTATCGCTTTTACCCCGACCTCATTCGGGACGACGCCACCGAGGCATGCCGCGCCTAG
- a CDS encoding VC0807 family protein → MNRKHINLIAELAVNLALPWMAYTLAEPRWGELGGLIASAIPPLLWSLGELLRHRRLDALSVLVLVGIAMSLVGLALGGDARILLVRESLASGAIGVAFLVSLLFEKPLIFYLARATMAREQDDAHEMIEAWWATSGARRAVSVMTAVWGSGLTAEAALRTWLAWTWPPARFLAVAPFIGYGLVALLMLWTLWYRRLLGRAERDAGPADGQQVGPQDAVG, encoded by the coding sequence ATGAACCGAAAACACATCAACCTCATCGCCGAACTCGCCGTCAATCTGGCGCTGCCGTGGATGGCCTACACGCTGGCCGAGCCGCGCTGGGGCGAGTTGGGGGGCTTGATTGCCTCGGCGATTCCGCCCCTGCTTTGGAGCCTGGGCGAGTTGCTGCGGCATCGGCGTCTGGACGCGCTGAGCGTGTTGGTGTTGGTCGGCATTGCGATGTCGCTGGTGGGCTTGGCTCTGGGTGGCGATGCGCGGATATTGCTGGTCCGCGAATCCCTGGCTTCTGGTGCGATTGGCGTGGCCTTTCTGGTGTCGTTATTGTTTGAGAAGCCGCTGATTTTCTACCTCGCGCGCGCGACGATGGCCCGTGAGCAAGACGACGCCCACGAGATGATCGAGGCGTGGTGGGCCACCTCGGGAGCCCGTCGGGCGGTGTCGGTGATGACCGCGGTGTGGGGGAGCGGCCTCACCGCCGAGGCCGCGCTGCGTACCTGGCTGGCATGGACCTGGCCACCCGCCCGCTTCCTCGCGGTGGCCCCATTCATTGGCTACGGGCTGGTCGCGCTGCTGATGCTGTGGACGCTGTGGTATCGCCGCCTGCTGGGGCGCGCAGAGCGCGATGCCGGCCCGGCTGATGGCCAGCAGGTCGGCCCGCAAGATGCGGTGGGTTGA